A segment of the Sphingobacterium oryzagri genome:
TAATATCGTAACTTTCATGCATACTAATCAGGAGTGTAATCGAAGGTTTCTTACAATCTAACACGTTCTACTATGAAAATGATTCAATTTAATGTCCCATCGCCTAAGGATAAGTCTGTGTATGTGCAAGAAGACAAGCTGTCTGATTTTTATCCTTATTTTCATAAACATGAGGAATACCAATTTATGTGGATTGTGAAAGGCGAGGGCACCTTATTTCTTGCAGATAGTTTTCATCCATTTCGTCCAGACGATATTTTTCTGCTCGGTCCAAATCAGCCTCACGTGTTCAAACGAAATGCAGACAATATCGAACAGCCTGAAGTGGAATCGGTCTCTATATTTTTTAACCTGAAAGGTTCTCTGTCCAGTCTCTTTAATATGCCTGAATTGGGCAACATCCTAAGCTTTATTCTGCAAAATAACAATGGTTTTAAAGTGCCGCATGCCTATACCAGCCGCATCAAACGGCGGATAGCATTGCTCAAGAAAGCCGATATGATGGATCAACTGATGAGCTTTTTCTTTTTGTTAAAAGAACTCAGCTTGGTCGCGCACGAGTTAAAACCCCTGTCGGTAACCACGGTGCTTAATAAGGATGATGGCTTCTTGCGCATCAACGATGTATGTCGCTATATCAAAGACAATTTTAGACGGAGTATTACCTTAGAAGAGGCGGCAGATCACGCCAACTTAACACCGCAGGCATTTTGTCGGTACTTTAAGAAGCATACGGGTTTAACATTTGTAAGTTATCTCAATGAGCTGCGCATTCAAGAAGCTTGTAAGCTTATTACATCGCAGCGCTACGAAAGCATAGGCTTAGTAGCATACAACGCCGGGTTCAACAGTATCACTAATTTTAACCGTGTTTTTCGCTCTGTCACCGGTTTTTCGCCAAAAGAATACTACGGCAGATACAAAAATAATGTGTAGGGGTGAAGACGTGTTAAAATGTGGTAAGCTTTGGTTCAAACTCGACTAGCAAATCCCTCAAATAGGCCATAGTTTTGAAAAAAACAATTATTATTTATGGCTAATTTAAATTGGAGTGGAATTTTCCCGGCGATGTTAACACCGTTTCATGAAGATGGTGAGTTAAATTTAGAAATGCTTGCTGTCAACATTGAAGCACAGCTTGAGGCAGGTATTGAAGGCTTGATCTTAGCCGGATCCCTGGGCGAAGCAAGCACATTGACTACAGAAGAGAAATTTGAACTATTAACATATACCTTACAGGTGGTAAACGGACGCGTTCCTGTTTTACTAAACCTAACCGAAAATACAACGAAAGCTGCTGTAGCCTTTGCGCAAAAAGCAGAAGAGCTTGGCGCAAACGGCCTCATGGTGCTTCCTCCGATGCGTTATAAAGGTGATGACCGCGAAGTTGTTGCTTATTTTAAAACAATCGCGCAAAGTTCCCAACTCCCGATATTAATCTACAACAATCCGGTTGACTACTCGACCAATGTCACCTTAGATATGTTTGAAGAGTTGTTGCAGGAACCGACAATCCAGGCGGTAAAAGAATCTACGCGCGACTTAACCAACATCACCAGATTGCGTAATCGTTTTGGCGATCGCCTTAAGATATTAGGTGGTGTAGACACGATTTTCTTAGAATCGGTGGCCTTGGGCGCTGACGGCATCGTTGGTGGTTTGGTTGATGCATTCCCGAAAGAAACATATGCTATTTACGACTTCGTGAAGAACGGAGAAATTGACAAAGCATTAGAAATTTACCGCTGGTTTATGCCATTGTTGGAACTGGATATCCATCCAAAATTAGTGCAGTATATCAAATTAGCGGCTACCAAAGTCGATTTATGCACGCCGTATACTCGCGCGCCACGCTTAGCACTTGTGGGCGAAGAAAAAGATAGAATAACAAAAATAATAGATGATGCATTAGCATCCAGACCTCAACTTTAATTTTATGCATATTGATATGTCCAATGAACAAATCCAAGCTACCATTCAAGATTCTTTAATTGGATACCAGTATTTACAACGAATTTCTTTAGCAGAGCGTGCAGCATTGATGCACGCTATTGCTGATGAAATAGAAGCGCTGGATGAAGAACTGATCCAAACCGCACATGCGGAATCGGCCTTGCCTTTGCCACGACTTACGGGTGAAAAAGGCCGTACGGTTAACCAGTGGCGTGCTTACGCCAATGCCGTTCGCACAGGCATTTATGCCGAAGCACGAATCGATAAAGCGGATGGAGCTGCCAAAGCCGATATCCGCAAATATAACAAAGGGATAGGGCCTGTCGCCGTTTTTGGTGCAAGCAATTTCCCTTTCGCTTTTTCAACGGCAGGCGGTGATACCGCGAGCGCAATTGGTGCTGGCTGCTCCGTTGTGGTTAAAGAGCATCCGGGACATCCCAAAACCTCAAAGATCATGGCAGAAGCCATATGGCGTGGCTTAGCAAAATTTGGCGCTCCATCATCGGTATTCGGCTATGTACACGGCGAAGGCAATACTATTGGCGAAACTTTAGTGTTGCATCCTGCGATCAAAGCCGTGGCTTTTACCGGATCATTTCGTGGCGGTAAAGCTTTATTTGATCTAGGCGCAAAGCGCGAAGAACCTATTCCAGTTTTTTCGGAAATGGGAAGCGTAAATCCTGTTTTTGTATTGCCGGAATACTTGGAAAACAATCTGGCATCTTTTGCCGCACAGTATATTGGCTCGCTAACCTTGGGCGTTGGGCAGTTTTGTACTAATCCGGGTTTGTTGGTGGCGGTTAAAAGCTCGTTGCTAGATCAGTTTAAAAGCTTATTGCAGGAAGAAGTACAAAAAGTGGCCGAAGCCAGTATGCTCCATAGCGGCATCGCAAAGGCTTACCACGCAGGTAAGGAAAAGCTGGCACAGCAATCGGCTGTTACGCTCTTGGGCGAAGGCACCGGAAGTGGCCAGGAGTCGGCTGTTGCAGCGCTTTACAGCACGGAAGGTGCAAGCTTTCTGAAAAATCACGAATTGGCAGAAGAGGTTTTCGGTCCGGCAGGACTATTGATCGAATGTGCAGACGTGGCGGAAATGAAGCAAGTTATGGAAGGCCTGGCTGGGCAGCTAACGATTACGTTTGCCGCGACGGCTACTGATGTGCAGGCAAACTTGCCGCTGTTGGAAATTGCGCAGGAAAAATGCGGCCGGTTGCTGTTTAACGGAATGCCAACCGGTGTAGAAGTGGTGTATGCTATGCAACATGGCGGGCCGTACCCATCCACAACGGATAGCCGATTTACATCTGTCGGACCTGATGCGGTGAAACGCTTTTTACGCCCTTTAAGTTTCCAAAACTGGCCAAACGAATTTTTACCAGCAGAACTTCAAGACGAAAATCCGCTGCAAATAGAACGTGTGGTAGATAACAAGCGCATTGTAGGATAACGAAGAGCGCTAAATGACAAGCCGATGTGTAGACGTATGAAGCTGTACGAGCTGCCTTAGGCTTGCATGTAGCTAGATGAAGATAAGTAGATAGATGAAAAAAACATTTTTTTGTATAGACTCCCATACCTGCGGCTGTCCGGTACGGTTGGTCGCTGGCGGTGCTCCTTTACTTCAAGGAGCATCGATGATGGAAAGACGTCTTCATTTTATGGAAGCGTATGATTGGATTCGAAAAGGGTTAATGTTCGAACCGCGTGGGCACGATATGATGAGCGGGAGCATGCTATATCCGCCTGTCGATCCGCAAAATGATACGGGCGTCTTGTATATCGAAACCAGTGGTTGTCTGCCAATGTGCGGACATGGAACCATCGGGACTGTGACCATTGCGATTGAAGAAGGGCTTATTATTCCAAAAACGCCAGGTAAATTACGCTTGGAAACACCCGCGGGCCTGGTGTTGATCGATTATAAGCAGGTTGGGCCGAAGGTAGAGACTGTAAAATTAACCAATGTGCGCTCGTTTCTGCACAGCGAAGATTTGCTGGTTCATTGTCCAGATTTAGGCGAAATACGTGTGGATGTAGCTTATGGCGGTAATTTTTACGGGATTATCGATCCGCAGGAAAATTTTACTGATATCAGCGATTTCTCCGCGAGCCAGCTTATTCACTACGGCAAGATCATACGCAGCCTGCTAAACGAAAAATACGAATTTATTCATCCGGAAGATCCCAATATTCACGGGTTGAGCCATATCCAGTGGACGGGCAAGCCAACGAAAGACAATTCATCTGGCCGCAATGCGGTATTGGTAGGTGAAAATGCGCTCGATCGCTCGCCTTGCGGTACTGGCACATCTGCCCGCATGGCACAATGGTATGCCAAAGGTAAGTTGCAGCCGGGACAGGCGTTTGTGCACGAGAGCTACATAGGCTCGCAGTTTATCGGCAAAATTGAAGAAACGGTAACCGTTGCCGGCAAACCAGCCATTATTCCTTCGGTCGAAGGCTGGGCGCGTATTACGGGATACAACACGATCATTATCGATGATGATGATCCCTACAAAGAAGGATTTCAAGTAATGTAATTTTAAAACATACGATAATAGCGTAAAGTGGAAACAAATAAAGGAACTGTAGTGGTTATTGGTGCTGGGATAGCAGGTCTATCTTCAGCTTTTTATTTAGTGCAAGAAGGATGGAAGGTTGTCATACTCGAGAAAAATACGTTGGATGACAATTGTTCTTATGGAAATGCGGGCATGATCGTTCCGAGCCATTTTACGCCCATGGCAGCACCAGGCATTGTCGCGCAGGGTATTAAATGGATGTTTGATAGTAAGAGTCCGTTCTACGTTAGACCCAATCTGAGCTGGAATTTGATGAATTGGGGACTGAAATTTTTAAAGCATGCTAACAAACAGCATGTGGATAAGCATGCTGAGGCCATTCGCGACTTAAATCTGTACAGCAGCGGCTTGTATGACGCCTGGTCTGCACAGCCATCTTTTGATTTTGAGTTGGAGCAATCGGGTATCATGATGCTGTACAAAAGCAAAGAAGTACAGCATGAGGAAGTCGAATTAGCAAAACGCGCACAAGATCTGCAACTAGATGTCGAGCTACTTGATGCTGCTGCTGTGCAAGCGCTGGAGCCTGAACTTAAACTGGATGTATTGGGGGCCGCTTTTTATAAATGTGATGGTAAGCTCTACCCACCCAAGTTGATGCGCCAGTTGATTGCTTATTTGAAACAACAGGGCGTCGTCTTTCATGAGCAAACTGCGGTAACGCACTTTACAAGCGCCTCTCGTAATGTAAAAGAAGTGGTCACCAATAAAGGAAGCTTCTCGGCCGACGAGATTGTGGTAACGGCAGGTGCATACTTGCCGCAGTTGACAGGTAAATTAAACCTGAAAACGCCGTTGATGCCCGGCAAAGGCTACTCGTTCATGTACAGCCCGCAGGAAAATAAAACATTAAAACACGCCGCTCTTTTATTGGAAGCACGCGTTGCCGTTACGCCCATGAACGGGCAAATTCGTTTCAGTGGCACTATGGAGTTAGGCTCTGCCGATGATAAAATAAACAGCAACCGCGTAAAAGGTATTGTCGAGTCTATACCCAAGTATTTTCCAGAATTGGAAGTTCCTTATCCCGAAGATAAGATTTGGTTCGGTTACCGCCCTTGTCCGCCAGATGGACTGCCGTATCTTGGTCGCGTAAGCAAGTTATCCAACGTGACCATTGCTGCCGGAGGCGGTATGATGGGTTTAAGCCTGGGGCCTGCATTCGGCAAAGCCGTAGCTGATATTTTGGCCAATCGCGAAACAGCCACAGACATCAGTAGCTTCCGTCCGGATAGATTTGATTAAAAACACAAATAACCCCTGAAAAAATTATGATATCCTTACATGTACTAACTCGAAAGACCGTCCTCTGTCTTTCGCTACTTTTCTCGAACAATTTAATCATGGCACAATCTTCCGATTTATATGCACACACCACGCCGATCGAACCGTTGATCGTGCAGTACGGGCATGATGTGCAGGCAATCAATTATTTTTACGGTCCTATGCCTAAGGGATGGGGCAATCAAGCCGCCGCCGAATCGCCGGAGCAGTTGGAAAGATTGTTGCAGTTAGATCAATCTTACCTGGATAAGCTACAGGCTTTCCCCTATCAGTCTTTAGAAACAAATGGACAGGTAGATTTTGTGTTGTTGAAACGAAAAGTAAAACAGGATATCGAAGACTTGATTGGAAAAAAAGAAACCTACAAGCGATTGGAAAAACACCTGCCATTTGCGCAGGAAATCTACCAATTTGAAAAACTTCGCAGACGGGGCACGGCCATTGATGGCGAAGCGATTTCTAAGACACTCTATACCTCGGCAGGGAAGGTAGAGAAAGCTACTGCCGAGCTCGCCTCGTTAGCTTCACTACCTTACGAAGATGTAGATTTTCTCAAAGATATTTTAAACTCGCTGAAGTTACGCCTGGCGAGTTCGTACGACTTTTATAACGGATACGACCCGATGTTTACCTGGTGGGGCCCTGCGCCTTACAAGCAACTTGCCGAGAAACTTGATGCCTACGAGAAAACGTTGGCGAGCAAAAGTGATTGGAAGGTGTTCGATGATGGGAGCATGATCGGAGGTACGCCTATAGGTCGGAAAGAACTGAATAAACAGTTAAAAAATGAAATGGTAAACTATACGGCTGATGAACTTCTGAAATTAGCCGATCAAGAATTTGCCTGGTGCGAAGCGGAGCTCTTGAAAGCATCCAAAGAGATGGGTTTTGGCACCGACTGGAAAGCCGCGCAGGAGAAAGTTAAGCAATCGTATGTACCTGCCGGTCACCAGCCGGAGCTGATCTTGAAGCTGTACAACGATGCGCAAGAATTTATCCAAAAAAATGAATTGATGGATATTCCCCCATTAGCTGATGAAACCTGGGGCATGATTATGATGACTCCTGAGCGTCAATTGGTTAATCCATTTTTTACTGGCGGTCGTGAAATCAGCATTTCGTATCCGACAGATGGGATGACGCAGGATCAAAAGCTGATGAGTATGCGCGGTAACAATCCTTTTTTCTCGCGCGGCACTGTGCAGCATGAGCTTAACCCGGGGCACCACTTGCAATATTTTATGAATAGACGGCACAAGCCATACCGCGAGCGTGCATTCAACACACCATTCTGGACCGAAGGCTGGACGCTGTATTGGGAGTTGTTGCTCTACAGCAAAGATTTTG
Coding sequences within it:
- a CDS encoding AraC family transcriptional regulator, which codes for MKMIQFNVPSPKDKSVYVQEDKLSDFYPYFHKHEEYQFMWIVKGEGTLFLADSFHPFRPDDIFLLGPNQPHVFKRNADNIEQPEVESVSIFFNLKGSLSSLFNMPELGNILSFILQNNNGFKVPHAYTSRIKRRIALLKKADMMDQLMSFFFLLKELSLVAHELKPLSVTTVLNKDDGFLRINDVCRYIKDNFRRSITLEEAADHANLTPQAFCRYFKKHTGLTFVSYLNELRIQEACKLITSQRYESIGLVAYNAGFNSITNFNRVFRSVTGFSPKEYYGRYKNNV
- a CDS encoding dihydrodipicolinate synthase family protein, translating into MANLNWSGIFPAMLTPFHEDGELNLEMLAVNIEAQLEAGIEGLILAGSLGEASTLTTEEKFELLTYTLQVVNGRVPVLLNLTENTTKAAVAFAQKAEELGANGLMVLPPMRYKGDDREVVAYFKTIAQSSQLPILIYNNPVDYSTNVTLDMFEELLQEPTIQAVKESTRDLTNITRLRNRFGDRLKILGGVDTIFLESVALGADGIVGGLVDAFPKETYAIYDFVKNGEIDKALEIYRWFMPLLELDIHPKLVQYIKLAATKVDLCTPYTRAPRLALVGEEKDRITKIIDDALASRPQL
- a CDS encoding aldehyde dehydrogenase (NADP(+)) — translated: MSNEQIQATIQDSLIGYQYLQRISLAERAALMHAIADEIEALDEELIQTAHAESALPLPRLTGEKGRTVNQWRAYANAVRTGIYAEARIDKADGAAKADIRKYNKGIGPVAVFGASNFPFAFSTAGGDTASAIGAGCSVVVKEHPGHPKTSKIMAEAIWRGLAKFGAPSSVFGYVHGEGNTIGETLVLHPAIKAVAFTGSFRGGKALFDLGAKREEPIPVFSEMGSVNPVFVLPEYLENNLASFAAQYIGSLTLGVGQFCTNPGLLVAVKSSLLDQFKSLLQEEVQKVAEASMLHSGIAKAYHAGKEKLAQQSAVTLLGEGTGSGQESAVAALYSTEGASFLKNHELAEEVFGPAGLLIECADVAEMKQVMEGLAGQLTITFAATATDVQANLPLLEIAQEKCGRLLFNGMPTGVEVVYAMQHGGPYPSTTDSRFTSVGPDAVKRFLRPLSFQNWPNEFLPAELQDENPLQIERVVDNKRIVG
- a CDS encoding 4-hydroxyproline epimerase; amino-acid sequence: MKKTFFCIDSHTCGCPVRLVAGGAPLLQGASMMERRLHFMEAYDWIRKGLMFEPRGHDMMSGSMLYPPVDPQNDTGVLYIETSGCLPMCGHGTIGTVTIAIEEGLIIPKTPGKLRLETPAGLVLIDYKQVGPKVETVKLTNVRSFLHSEDLLVHCPDLGEIRVDVAYGGNFYGIIDPQENFTDISDFSASQLIHYGKIIRSLLNEKYEFIHPEDPNIHGLSHIQWTGKPTKDNSSGRNAVLVGENALDRSPCGTGTSARMAQWYAKGKLQPGQAFVHESYIGSQFIGKIEETVTVAGKPAIIPSVEGWARITGYNTIIIDDDDPYKEGFQVM
- a CDS encoding NAD(P)/FAD-dependent oxidoreductase codes for the protein METNKGTVVVIGAGIAGLSSAFYLVQEGWKVVILEKNTLDDNCSYGNAGMIVPSHFTPMAAPGIVAQGIKWMFDSKSPFYVRPNLSWNLMNWGLKFLKHANKQHVDKHAEAIRDLNLYSSGLYDAWSAQPSFDFELEQSGIMMLYKSKEVQHEEVELAKRAQDLQLDVELLDAAAVQALEPELKLDVLGAAFYKCDGKLYPPKLMRQLIAYLKQQGVVFHEQTAVTHFTSASRNVKEVVTNKGSFSADEIVVTAGAYLPQLTGKLNLKTPLMPGKGYSFMYSPQENKTLKHAALLLEARVAVTPMNGQIRFSGTMELGSADDKINSNRVKGIVESIPKYFPELEVPYPEDKIWFGYRPCPPDGLPYLGRVSKLSNVTIAAGGGMMGLSLGPAFGKAVADILANRETATDISSFRPDRFD
- a CDS encoding DUF885 family protein; this translates as MAQSSDLYAHTTPIEPLIVQYGHDVQAINYFYGPMPKGWGNQAAAESPEQLERLLQLDQSYLDKLQAFPYQSLETNGQVDFVLLKRKVKQDIEDLIGKKETYKRLEKHLPFAQEIYQFEKLRRRGTAIDGEAISKTLYTSAGKVEKATAELASLASLPYEDVDFLKDILNSLKLRLASSYDFYNGYDPMFTWWGPAPYKQLAEKLDAYEKTLASKSDWKVFDDGSMIGGTPIGRKELNKQLKNEMVNYTADELLKLADQEFAWCEAELLKASKEMGFGTDWKAAQEKVKQSYVPAGHQPELILKLYNDAQEFIQKNELMDIPPLADETWGMIMMTPERQLVNPFFTGGREISISYPTDGMTQDQKLMSMRGNNPFFSRGTVQHELNPGHHLQYFMNRRHKPYRERAFNTPFWTEGWTLYWELLLYSKDFAHTPEERIGMLFWRMHRCARITFSIKFHLGEWTPQQCINYLVDKVGFETANAHGEVKRSFEGRYSPLYQLAYLVGGLQLMSIKNELVETGKMSYKEFHDQVIKENYLPMEMLRAIMTKQNLSPDHETSWKFYNFK